The DNA window GTCATCACCTTCGCGGCGGCCCTGGAGGAGGGCGTGCTGCGCCCCGATAACACCTTCACCGTGCCCTACACCTGGACCGCGCCCAATGGCGAGGTCTTCCGCGACTCCCACGAGCACCCCGTGGAGTCCCTGACCGCAGCCCAGGTCCTGGCCGAGTCCTCCAACGTGGGCACCGTCCAGATCGGGGATCTGATGCCCGACGACGTGCGCCACGGCTACATCGAGCGCTTCGGCTTCGGCCGCGTCACCGGCATTGAGATGCCCGCCGAGTCGCCCGGCATCCTCACCCCGGCCGCCGACTGGGACAACCGCACCCGTTACACCACCATGTTCGGCCAGGGCATCGCCGGCACCACCCTCCAGGCCGTCCAGGTGCTGGCCGCCGTGGCGAACAAGGGCGTCCTGGTGCCCCCGCGCGTCATTGACGCCTGGATCGACGCCGACGGCGAGGAGCGGGCGCAGAAGACGCCGGCCGGCCGGCGGGTGATGAGCGAGGAGCACGCCGCCGCCCTGACGGAGATGCTCATCGGCGTCACGCAGGAGGGGGGCACCGCCGAGGCCGCCTCGATCGACGGCTACCTGGTGGCCGGCAAGACCGGGACGACGGAGATCCTCACCGAGTCGGGGACCGTGGCCTCCTTCGTCGGCTTCACCCCGGCCCGCGATCCGGCCATTGCCGTCGCCGTCGTCGTCTACCGCCCCGGCGACACCTACGGGGGCACCGTGTCGGCCCCGGTGTTCCGCGCCATCGCCCTGGCCGCCATGCATTCGCTGGGGATCGCCCCCGACCCGGCCGTCATCGCCGCCCAGGCCGCCGACGAGGCCGATGCCCGGGCCGGGGTCGACGCGGACGGGTCGGACGGGACCGCCCCCGCGCCCGCCGCCCCGGACGGCGGGGCCGCCCCCGCTCCGAGCGGCGACGGGGCCGGAGCCTCGCCCGCCCCGGACGGCGGCTGAGCCGGACGCGCCCGGTGTGTCCAGACCCATAGCGCGGGCGGGGGTCACTGCGCCCTCCGCCCCAGACCCGCCCCCGAGTGTCGCGCTAGATTGAGGGACATGAGCAACCACGCCTACGAGTCGGCTGCCGCGCTGCGCCCGCAGCGCTGCGCCCCGACCGCGCTCAACGACCTGGCCGAATGCTTCGCCCTGGATGCGAGCCGGATCGACCCCTCCCGCCTGCCCGAGATCCTCGTCACCGGTGTGAGCGTCGACTCCGGCGACGTCGCCGCCGGAGAGCTCTTCGCGGCCCTGCCCGGCTTCAAGCGGCACGGCGCCCTCTTCGCCGCCGAAGCGGCGGGCTCCGGGGCCGTCGCCGTCCTGACCGACGACGCCGGGGCCGAGATCGTGCGCCGCCAGGCGCCGGACCTGCCGGTCCTGACCCACCCCGACCCGCGCGCCGTCGTCGGCCCCCTGGCGGCCCGCGTCTACCACCACCCGGCCCGCCGCCTGACCACCGCCGCGGTGACCGGCACCAACGGCAAGACCACCACCTCTTACTTCCTCGACGCGATCCTGGCCGCGCACCTGGGCGGCTGCATGGTCGCCGGAACCGTGGAGCTGCGCGTGGGCGCCCTGTCCGTGGAGTCCCCGCGCACCACCGTCGAGGCCCCCGTCCTGCAGCGCATGATGGCCTTGGCCGTCGAGGAGGGCGTGGGCGCCGCCAGCCTGGAGGCCTCCAGCCACGCCATCGTCCTGCACCGCCTGAACGGCTTCGCGGTCGACGTCGCCGGTTTCACCAACCTCCAGCGCGACCACCTCGACTTCCACAAGACCATGCAGGGCTACCTCGACGCCAAGGCCCGCCTGTTCACCCCCGAGCACGCCCGGCGCGGCGTCGTGTGCGTCGACGACGAGTGGGGCGCCCGGCTGGCCGACCGGATCGCCGCGGCGGGCCTGATCCCCGTGGACCGGGTGCGCGCCTACCCGGTCGAGGGCGATCCCGCCCAAGGGACCGACTGGTGGGTGAGCGACGCCGCCGTGTCCATGACCGACGCCGCCACCACCTTCGTCCTCCACGGCCCCGACGCCGAGCGCATCGAGGCCTCCTGCCCCCTGCCCGGCCTGGTCAACGTCCAGAACGCCGCCCTGGCCCTGGTCATGGCCCTGCGCGCCGGGGTCCCGGCCGCCACCGCCGTGGAGGCCCTGGCCGATGCCCACAACATCCCCGGGCGCATGCAGCGCATTAGCCGGCGCGACGGCGTGCGCGGCACCTGCATCGTCGACTTTGCCCACACCCCCGACGCCATGGAGCTCGCCCTCAAGGCCGTGCGTCAGATCACGCCGGGGCGCCTCATTGTCGTCTTCGGCTCCGACGGCGACCGCGACCGGGGCAAGCGCCCCATGCTCGGCGCCATCGCCGCGCGCCTGGCCGACGTCCTGGTCGTCACCGACGAGAACCCGCGCAGCGAGGACCCCCAGACGATCCGCGACGCGGTCCTGGCCGGCGTGCGCTCCGCGCGCCCCGACATGAGGGACGTGGAGGAGATCACCACCTGGCGCGGCGACGCCGTGCGCCGCGGTGTCGAGCTGTGCGGCCCGCAGGACACCGTCATCGTCACCGGCAAGGGTCACGAGCCCTTCCTGGAGATCGCAGACGAATTCATCCGCTACAACGACGCCCCCGTCATGCGGGAGGCGGTGGAGGCCAAATGGCCCGCTGAGGAGGAGCCAGCATGATGACCCGCAACCTGCTCGAGATCGTCGCCATGTGCGGCGGTGTGCTTCACGCGGCGCAGGGCACCGCGGACTCGGTGCGAGCCACCACCGTGACCGGCGTCTTCACCGACTCCAGGAAGGTGGCCCCGGGCGGCCTCTTCGTGGCCATCGCGGGCGAGCACGACGACGGGCACCAGTTCGTGCCGGCCGCCGCGCGCGCCGGGGCCGTGGCCATCCTCGTGCACGACCTGGACGGCGTGCGCTCCGCCCTGGCCGACGCCGGGCTCGCCCCGGGCTCGCTCAACCTCATCACGGTGTCCGACACCGTCGAGGCGCTCGGGCGCCTGGCCCGCGCCCACCTGGCCGACCTGCGCGAGCGCGCCGCCGAGCAGGGCCGCGCGCTGACCGTCGTGGCCATGACCGGCAGCGTGGGCAAGACCACCACCAAGGACCTGACCCGCCAGATCCTGGCGGCCCAGGCCCCCACGATCGCCCCGGCCGCCAGCTTCAACAACGAGATCGGCCTGCCTCTGACCGTCCTGAGGGCCGACGAGACCACCCGCTTCCTCATCCTGGAGATGGGGGCCTCCGCGCCCGGGCACATCGCCTACCTCACCTCCATCGCCCCGCCGGACGCGGCCGCCGTCCTCGTGGTCGGCCACGCCCACATGGACGGCTTCGGCTCCCTCGACGGCGTCGCCCGCGCCAAGGCGGAGATCATCGAGGGCCTGCTGCCCACCGGCACCGCCGTGGTCAACCTCGACGACGAGCGCGCCGCCGCCATGGGCGAGCTCGCGCCGGGGCCGGTCCTGACCTTCTCCGCCGCCGGCGACGCCCGGGCGGACCTGCGTGCCGACCTCGTCGAGCTCGACGACGGCGCCCGCCCGGTGATCGACCTGCACCTGCCCGGGCTGTCCGCGCCCGCCCGGGTCCGCCTGGGCCTGCCGGGCGTCCACAACGTGACCAACGCCCTGGGCGCCGCCGGGCTCGCCCTGGCCGCCGGGGTCAGGCCCGAGGCCGTCGCCGCGGCCCTGGGGCGGGCCGTCAGCGAGAGCCCGCACCGCATGGACGTGCGCGAGCTGGAGCTGACCGGGCTCAACGGCCACAGCCTGGGGATCCTCCTCATCGACGACTCCTACAACGCCAATATCGACTCCATGACCGCCGCCCTGGACGCCCTGCCTGCGCTGGCCGGCGAGCGCCGGCGGGTCGTGATCGTCTCGGAGATGCTGGAGCTGGGGGAGTCCTCCGCCGCCGACCACGCCCGCACCGGCGAGCTCGCCGTGCAGGCGGGGGCCGCCCTGCTGCTGACGATCGGCCGCGGCGCCGCGCCCGCCGCCCAGGCGGCCCGCGCCGCCGGCATCAAGACCCTCCAGGTCGCCGACGCCGACGCCGCCCTGGACCTGCTGGGCTCGGAGCACTCCCCGCTGCACGACGGCGACGCGGTCCTGGTCAAGGGGTCGCACGACTCGGGGGCGTGGCGGCTGGCGGACTTCCTCGTCGAGCGGTCCAAGGAGGGCACCCAGCGATGACCGCCATCCTCGTCGCGGCCGCCGTCGGGCTCCTGCTGACCCTCCTGGGCACGCCTCTGCTCATCCGCTTCCTCCACAAGCGCGAGTACGGCCAGTTCATCCGGCAGGACGGCCCCCAGGGGCACTTCACCAAGCGCGGCACCCCCACCATGGGCGGGCTGGTCATTATCCTGGCCACCGTGCTCGGCTACGGGGCCGCCAACCTCATTGAGCTGCGCACCCCCCGGGCGAGCGGGATCCTGCTGATCTTCCTCATTGTGGGCCTGGGGCTGATCGGCTTCCTCGACGACTTCGAGAAGATCTCCAAGCAGCGCTCCCTGGGGCTGCGGGCCTGGCAGAAGATCGCCTGGCAGGCCCTGATCGGGATCACCTTCTCGGTGACCGCCCTGCGCTTCGCCGACCGCAACGGCCTGACCCCCGCCTCCACCCGCGTCTCCTTCGCCAGCGACACGAACATCGACCTGGCCTTCGCCGGGGCGGGGGTGGGCCTGGTCCTGTTCGTCCTGTGGGCGAACTTCCTCATCACCGCCTGGTCCAACGCCGTCAACCTCACCGACGGCCTCGACGGCCTGGCCGCGGGCAGCTCGGCGATGGTCTTCGGCGCCTACACCCTCATCGGCGTGTGGCAGACGAACCAGTCGTGCACCTACCGCCACTCCGACGTCGTGGCCACGCTGTGCTACCAGACCCGCGACCCGCGCGACATGGCCATGATCGCCGCCGCCCTCATGGGGGCCTGCTTCGGCTTCCTGTGGTGGAACGCCTCCCCGGCCAAGATCTTCATGGGGGACACGGGCTCGCTGGCCCTGGGCGGGGCGCTGGCGGGCCTGTCGATTCTCACGCGCACGCAGTTCCTCGCCGTCGTCCTGGGCGGGCTCTTCCTGGCCGAGGTCATGAGCGACGTCATCCAGGTCGCCTCCTTCAAGTCCACCGGCAGGCGCGTGCTGCGCATGGCGCCCCTGCACCACCACTTCGAGCTGGGCGGGTGGACGGAGGTCAACGTCGTCATCCGCTTCTGGATCGTGGCCGGCGTGTGCGTCGTGGCGGGCCTGGGCCTGTTCTACGCCGAGTACCTGGTGTCCTGACCGTCCGGCCCGTCCGCGGCCGGGTGCGGGTCCGGGCGCGGGTCCGGGCGCGGCGCGTCTGCCGCGCGCCCGCGTCCGGCCCGTCTACGGTCGGGTGCGGGTCCGGGCGCCGGACCCGCGCCCGGTCCGGTCCGGGCGCTTCCAGCCGCAGCAGTGAGCAGCAGTGAGGGGAACGTGAGCAGCATCGACGTCGTGGCCGACCTGGCCGGGGCCCGCGTGGGCGTGGTGGGGCTGGGTCGCACCGGCCTGGCCGTCGTCGACGTCCTGGGCGCCTACGGGGCCCGGGTCGCCGTCTTCGACACGCGGGAGGAGGCCCTGGACGACGTGCGCGTCGGGCCCGGCGGGCCGGTCGTGTCCGCCGTCGCCGGGTCCGACGAGGCCGTGGCGGCGGCCGTGGGCGAGACGGACCTGGACCTGCTCGTCGTCTCCCCGGGGGTCCCCGCCACCGGGCCCGTGCTGCGCCGGGCCGAACGGGAGGGCCTGGAGACCTGGAGCGAGATCGAACTGGCCTGGCGCCTCCAGCGGGCCACCCGGCCCGAGGTGCCCTGGCTGGTCGTCACCGGCACGGACGGCAAGACCACCACCGTGGGGATGCTCTCGGCCATGCTGGGTGCGGCGGGCCTGAGGGCCCCGGCCGTGGGCAATATCGGGGTCCCCGCCGTCGCCGTCGTCGCCGAGGGCCGGGCCGACGCGCTGGCCGTGGAGCTGTCCAGCTTCCAGCTGCACACCACCCGCACGCTCAGCCCCCTGGCGGCCGCCTGCCTCAATGTGGCCGCCGACCACCTCGACTGGCACGGTGGGATGGAGGCCTACACGGCCGACAAGGCCCGCGTCTACGCCCGCGCCCGGCGCGCCGCCGTCTATAACCTCGCCGACGCGACGACTCTGGCCATGGTGGAGGGGGCCGACGTCGTCGAGGGCTGCCGGGCCATCGGCTTCACGCTGGGCGCGCCGACCCCGGGCCAGCTCGGCCTGGTCGCCGACGCGCTCGTCGACCGGGCCTGGTACGCCGACCGCCGCCGCGCCGGGCACGAACTGGCCTCCCTGGACGATCTGGCGCACCTGGCGCCGGGCGGGCGGGCCGACCGCCTGCCGCCGCACCTGGTCGCCGACGCGCTGGCCGCCGCGGCCCTGGCCCTGGCCCACGAGGCGGTCGAGGCCCGGCCGGGCGCCGTGGCCGAGGGGCTGCGCGCCTTCGCGCCGGGCGCCCACCGGATCGCCACCGTCGCCCGGGGCGGGGGCGTGACCTGGGTCGACGACTCCAAGGCCACCAACGCCCACTCCGCCCGGGCGGCCCTGTCCGGCCTGCCCGAGGGCGGCTGCGTGTGGATCGTCGGGGGGGACGCCAAGGGCGCCGACCTGCGCCCGCTCGTCGCCGCCGTGCGCACCCGGCTGCGGGCGGCCGTCGTCATCGGCGCCGAGCCGGACCGGCTCCTGGCCGCCCTGGAGCAGGAGGCCCCCGGCGTGAGCGTCGTGCGGGTGCCCGACGGCGCCCCGGAGGAGGTCATGGAGGGCGCGGTGCGCGCGGCCGGGCGCCTCGCCCGGCCGGGGGACACCGTCATGCTCGCGCCGGCCGCGGCCTCCTGGGACCAGTTCCGCTCCTACGCGCAGCGGGGCGACCTGTTCGCCGCCGCCGCGGCGCGCCTGGTCGAGGCCGCGGGGGCGTGAGCATGGCGCCGCGCCGGGACGAGGATCCGCCCGAGCCCTCCGGCGGGCGGCCGGCCGGGCCGGCCCGCCGGGGCCGGCTGTGGGCGCGACTGACCGGCCCCGACCGGCCGGTCAGCGAGGCCCATGCCTCCCTGAGCTACTACGCGCTGCTCATCTCCACGCTCTTCCTGCTCACCTTCGGCCTCATTATGGTCTTCTCCGTCCAGTCGGTGACCATCGCCGCCAGCGGGGGCAGCGCCTTCACGGCCTTCCTGC is part of the Actinomyces sp. oral taxon 414 genome and encodes:
- a CDS encoding peptidoglycan D,D-transpeptidase FtsI family protein; protein product: MNPSRRRALQLFGLVGFAAVAAKTVKIQVVDGPALALKAKAERTVTWVNRAPRGQILGRDGTVLASSAVSYDIGANQRLISQYERIEEQEDPATGRTTEVVAGHGAAAAAELIAPVLGVDAQELGAKMVGDSTYVVIAQAVTPDTWRKVNALAIHGIEPDQRTRRSYPAGTVAGNVVGYTYENEVRELVGNAGIEMSQNRVLTGTNGEGSVEIGKTGAIIPTGEHEEVPARPGATVRLTLDPNLQTIAQEAIDKVVVAQGADWGAAVVMEPATGKVLVLADSRSVDPGDPGASAEADRTARSVEAVFEPGSVGKVITFAAALEEGVLRPDNTFTVPYTWTAPNGEVFRDSHEHPVESLTAAQVLAESSNVGTVQIGDLMPDDVRHGYIERFGFGRVTGIEMPAESPGILTPAADWDNRTRYTTMFGQGIAGTTLQAVQVLAAVANKGVLVPPRVIDAWIDADGEERAQKTPAGRRVMSEEHAAALTEMLIGVTQEGGTAEAASIDGYLVAGKTGTTEILTESGTVASFVGFTPARDPAIAVAVVVYRPGDTYGGTVSAPVFRAIALAAMHSLGIAPDPAVIAAQAADEADARAGVDADGSDGTAPAPAAPDGGAAPAPSGDGAGASPAPDGG
- a CDS encoding UDP-N-acetylmuramoyl-L-alanyl-D-glutamate--2,6-diaminopimelate ligase, with protein sequence MSNHAYESAAALRPQRCAPTALNDLAECFALDASRIDPSRLPEILVTGVSVDSGDVAAGELFAALPGFKRHGALFAAEAAGSGAVAVLTDDAGAEIVRRQAPDLPVLTHPDPRAVVGPLAARVYHHPARRLTTAAVTGTNGKTTTSYFLDAILAAHLGGCMVAGTVELRVGALSVESPRTTVEAPVLQRMMALAVEEGVGAASLEASSHAIVLHRLNGFAVDVAGFTNLQRDHLDFHKTMQGYLDAKARLFTPEHARRGVVCVDDEWGARLADRIAAAGLIPVDRVRAYPVEGDPAQGTDWWVSDAAVSMTDAATTFVLHGPDAERIEASCPLPGLVNVQNAALALVMALRAGVPAATAVEALADAHNIPGRMQRISRRDGVRGTCIVDFAHTPDAMELALKAVRQITPGRLIVVFGSDGDRDRGKRPMLGAIAARLADVLVVTDENPRSEDPQTIRDAVLAGVRSARPDMRDVEEITTWRGDAVRRGVELCGPQDTVIVTGKGHEPFLEIADEFIRYNDAPVMREAVEAKWPAEEEPA
- a CDS encoding UDP-N-acetylmuramoyl-tripeptide--D-alanyl-D-alanine ligase, coding for MMTRNLLEIVAMCGGVLHAAQGTADSVRATTVTGVFTDSRKVAPGGLFVAIAGEHDDGHQFVPAAARAGAVAILVHDLDGVRSALADAGLAPGSLNLITVSDTVEALGRLARAHLADLRERAAEQGRALTVVAMTGSVGKTTTKDLTRQILAAQAPTIAPAASFNNEIGLPLTVLRADETTRFLILEMGASAPGHIAYLTSIAPPDAAAVLVVGHAHMDGFGSLDGVARAKAEIIEGLLPTGTAVVNLDDERAAAMGELAPGPVLTFSAAGDARADLRADLVELDDGARPVIDLHLPGLSAPARVRLGLPGVHNVTNALGAAGLALAAGVRPEAVAAALGRAVSESPHRMDVRELELTGLNGHSLGILLIDDSYNANIDSMTAALDALPALAGERRRVVIVSEMLELGESSAADHARTGELAVQAGAALLLTIGRGAAPAAQAARAAGIKTLQVADADAALDLLGSEHSPLHDGDAVLVKGSHDSGAWRLADFLVERSKEGTQR
- the mraY gene encoding phospho-N-acetylmuramoyl-pentapeptide-transferase, with protein sequence MTAILVAAAVGLLLTLLGTPLLIRFLHKREYGQFIRQDGPQGHFTKRGTPTMGGLVIILATVLGYGAANLIELRTPRASGILLIFLIVGLGLIGFLDDFEKISKQRSLGLRAWQKIAWQALIGITFSVTALRFADRNGLTPASTRVSFASDTNIDLAFAGAGVGLVLFVLWANFLITAWSNAVNLTDGLDGLAAGSSAMVFGAYTLIGVWQTNQSCTYRHSDVVATLCYQTRDPRDMAMIAAALMGACFGFLWWNASPAKIFMGDTGSLALGGALAGLSILTRTQFLAVVLGGLFLAEVMSDVIQVASFKSTGRRVLRMAPLHHHFELGGWTEVNVVIRFWIVAGVCVVAGLGLFYAEYLVS
- the murD gene encoding UDP-N-acetylmuramoyl-L-alanine--D-glutamate ligase, producing MSSIDVVADLAGARVGVVGLGRTGLAVVDVLGAYGARVAVFDTREEALDDVRVGPGGPVVSAVAGSDEAVAAAVGETDLDLLVVSPGVPATGPVLRRAEREGLETWSEIELAWRLQRATRPEVPWLVVTGTDGKTTTVGMLSAMLGAAGLRAPAVGNIGVPAVAVVAEGRADALAVELSSFQLHTTRTLSPLAAACLNVAADHLDWHGGMEAYTADKARVYARARRAAVYNLADATTLAMVEGADVVEGCRAIGFTLGAPTPGQLGLVADALVDRAWYADRRRAGHELASLDDLAHLAPGGRADRLPPHLVADALAAAALALAHEAVEARPGAVAEGLRAFAPGAHRIATVARGGGVTWVDDSKATNAHSARAALSGLPEGGCVWIVGGDAKGADLRPLVAAVRTRLRAAVVIGAEPDRLLAALEQEAPGVSVVRVPDGAPEEVMEGAVRAAGRLARPGDTVMLAPAAASWDQFRSYAQRGDLFAAAAARLVEAAGA